In Cydia pomonella isolate Wapato2018A chromosome 1, ilCydPomo1, whole genome shotgun sequence, one genomic interval encodes:
- the LOC133520769 gene encoding sodium- and chloride-dependent neutral and basic amino acid transporter B(0+)-like isoform X1, whose product MAQRIPHRNSMDTILTFDNRDNQSEWSVEWSTSNVPGMDMAAGTAPRRDRGRRRLRLSALALSSCLTMHCRVVGPALTTGLLYYLFLVAAVVVLANPMRHFEVYLGQWSISGPGRAFRVIPMLDGIGLAMCITSIVRAINYCTMAAITMLYVVYSASDSKLPFTYCRNWDLIPYKPTIENTSVYALSGRRFMECNENSKICRYTTVGLRFHAWRGGGSSKGMKFELLKCNETYPGPYPFFYSPPPYNYFYLELVRMPLTYHFGAFNIPLLICLSCMWVFMWCLMIAERVTHGRLAWNNLYPWVVVVPWIWVVCLAVVASMTVSAPKRAIKQIFKLGKIDIFSGLTDAFVVSLYIHSAGSGTEIIHGKGLNHYASGHIDPLLNSDNVWHSGIVLALTVLHAAAATVCAVGDVSHLDVANVYNTRGSIMWVIPMYSKCTAQGNYSHTMSSIIFAGLSFSYIVVAYMLIKTALHTIFEYKVKLVFVEQQFVLAMICSCFLLSLPYATTGGLALLESVDSMITGVALPAVCLIELVALVYLYRSPDFRSDLNIATEENTCNSRINTSWTFIPVVVFVVLIGQIISASQTELPSLAMYIALAPLLAAALAVPLRALHNAIAFMRPAPRRGV is encoded by the exons ATGGCACAAAGGATACCTCATCGTAATTCCATGGACACAATTCTTACATTCGACAATAGAGACAAT CAAAGCGAGTGGTCGGTGGAATGGTCGACATCGAACGTACCTGGCATGGACATGGCCGCAGGCACGGCGCCGCGACGCGACCGCGGGCGGCGGCGCTTGCGGCTCAGCGCGCTCGCGCTCTCCTCCTGTCTCACCATGCACTGTCGGGTCGTGGGACCCGCGCTCACCACCGGCCTCT TGTACTACCTGTTCTTGGTTGCGGCGGTCGTGGTTCTAGCCAACCCGATGCGGCACTTTGAGGTGTATCTCGGCCAGTGGAGCATCAGCGGGCCGGGGCGCGCCTTCCGCGTTATTCCTATGCTAGATG GTATTGGCCTGGCGATGTGCATTACCTCTATTGTACGTGCGATCAACTATTGTACCATGGCTGCGATAACCATGCTTTACGTGGTTTACTCGGCGTCAGATTCTAAACTACCCTTTACTTATTGCAG AAATTGGGACTTAATACCGTACAAACCAACGATAGAAAATACTTCAGTCTATGCGCTTTCGGGG AGGCGGTTTATGGAGTGCaatgaaaacagtaaaatttgtAGATACACGACCGTGGGGTTGCGCTTTCATGCTTGGCGAGGAGGAGGAAG cTCAAAAGGAATGAAGTTCGAATTACTAAAATGCAACGAGACATACCCTGGGCCATATCCTTTTTTTTATAGTCCTCCTCCTTACAACTACTTTTA CTTGGAACTAGTTCGGATGCCACTGACTTATCACTTTGGTGCCTTCAACATACCGTTGCTTATATGCCTGAGTTGTATGTGGGTGTTTATGTGGTGTCTTATGATTGCTGAACGCGTCACGCATGGAAGG TTAGCGTGGAACAACTTGTATCCCTGGGTCGTGGTTGTGCCATGGATCTGGGTGGTGTGTCTAGCCGTGGTGGCCTCAATGACCGTGTCGGCACCGAAGAGAGCTATAAAGCAAATTTTTAAACTTGGCAAGATTGATATTTTTTCG GGTTTGACAGATGCCTTTGTAGTATCACTCTACATTCACTCCGCTGGCTCGGGCACGGAAATAATTCATGGCAAAGGTCTCAACCACTATG CGTCGGGTCACATCGACCCGCTTCTGAACTCTGACAACGTGTGGCACTCGGGGATCGTGCTGGCGTTGACGGTGCTGCACGCCGCCGCGGCCACCGTCTGCGCGGTCGGCGACGTGTCGCACCTCGACGTGGCCAACGTTTACAATACACGCGGGA GTATCATGTGGGTGATACCCATGTATTCGAAATGTACTGCGCAGGGTAACTATTCCCACACAAT GTCTAGCATAATTTTTGCTGGTTTAAGTTTTTCGTATATCGTGGTGGCCTATATGTTAATCAAGACGGCATTACACACTATCTTTgaatataaagtaaaattagt GTTCGTGGAGCAACAGTTCGTGTTGGCTATGATCTGTTCTTGCTTCCTTCTTAGCCTGCCGTATGCCACTACC GGCGGCCTAGCGCTCTTGGAGAGTGTGGACTCTATGATCACGGGAGTGGCGTTGCCGGCCGTGTGTCTGATCGAGTTGGTGGCGCTCGTGTACCTGTACCGCAGCCCCGACTTTCGCTCCGACCTCAATATCGCCACCGAGGAGAACACTTGCAACTCACGGATTAACACGTCGTGGACGTTTATACCGGTTGTAGTGTTT GTGGTGTTAATAGGCCAAATAATTTCGGCGAGTCAAACGGAGCTGCCGTCACTCGCTATGTACATCGCGCTGGCGCCGCTGCTGGCCGCGGCGCTTGCCGTGCCGCTGCGTGCGCTACACAACGCCATCGCGTTTATGCGCCCTGCACCGCGCCGCGGCGTCTGA
- the LOC133520769 gene encoding sodium- and chloride-dependent neutral and basic amino acid transporter B(0+)-like isoform X2, giving the protein MAQRIPHRNSMDTILTFDNRDNQSEWSVEWSTSNVPGMDMAAGTAPRRDRGRRRLRLSALALSSCLTMHCRVVGPALTTGLLYYLFLVAAVVVLANPMRHFEVYLGQWSISGPGRAFRVIPMLDGIGLAMCITSIVRAINYCTMAAITMLYVVYSASDSKLPFTYCRNWDLIPYKPTIENTSVYALSGRRFMECNENSKICRYTTVGLRFHAWRGGGSSKGMKFELLKCNETYPGPYPFFYSPPPYNYFYLELVRMPLTYHFGAFNIPLLICLSCMWVFMWCLMIAERVTHGRLAWNNLYPWVVVVPWIWVVCLAVVASMTVSAPKRAIKQIFKLGKIDIFSGLTDAFVVSLYIHSAGSGTEIIHGKGLNHYASGHIDPLLNSDNVWHSGIVLALTVLHAAAATVCAVGDVSHLDVANVYNTRGSIMWVIPMYSKCTAQGNYSHTMFVEQQFVLAMICSCFLLSLPYATTGGLALLESVDSMITGVALPAVCLIELVALVYLYRSPDFRSDLNIATEENTCNSRINTSWTFIPVVVFVVLIGQIISASQTELPSLAMYIALAPLLAAALAVPLRALHNAIAFMRPAPRRGV; this is encoded by the exons ATGGCACAAAGGATACCTCATCGTAATTCCATGGACACAATTCTTACATTCGACAATAGAGACAAT CAAAGCGAGTGGTCGGTGGAATGGTCGACATCGAACGTACCTGGCATGGACATGGCCGCAGGCACGGCGCCGCGACGCGACCGCGGGCGGCGGCGCTTGCGGCTCAGCGCGCTCGCGCTCTCCTCCTGTCTCACCATGCACTGTCGGGTCGTGGGACCCGCGCTCACCACCGGCCTCT TGTACTACCTGTTCTTGGTTGCGGCGGTCGTGGTTCTAGCCAACCCGATGCGGCACTTTGAGGTGTATCTCGGCCAGTGGAGCATCAGCGGGCCGGGGCGCGCCTTCCGCGTTATTCCTATGCTAGATG GTATTGGCCTGGCGATGTGCATTACCTCTATTGTACGTGCGATCAACTATTGTACCATGGCTGCGATAACCATGCTTTACGTGGTTTACTCGGCGTCAGATTCTAAACTACCCTTTACTTATTGCAG AAATTGGGACTTAATACCGTACAAACCAACGATAGAAAATACTTCAGTCTATGCGCTTTCGGGG AGGCGGTTTATGGAGTGCaatgaaaacagtaaaatttgtAGATACACGACCGTGGGGTTGCGCTTTCATGCTTGGCGAGGAGGAGGAAG cTCAAAAGGAATGAAGTTCGAATTACTAAAATGCAACGAGACATACCCTGGGCCATATCCTTTTTTTTATAGTCCTCCTCCTTACAACTACTTTTA CTTGGAACTAGTTCGGATGCCACTGACTTATCACTTTGGTGCCTTCAACATACCGTTGCTTATATGCCTGAGTTGTATGTGGGTGTTTATGTGGTGTCTTATGATTGCTGAACGCGTCACGCATGGAAGG TTAGCGTGGAACAACTTGTATCCCTGGGTCGTGGTTGTGCCATGGATCTGGGTGGTGTGTCTAGCCGTGGTGGCCTCAATGACCGTGTCGGCACCGAAGAGAGCTATAAAGCAAATTTTTAAACTTGGCAAGATTGATATTTTTTCG GGTTTGACAGATGCCTTTGTAGTATCACTCTACATTCACTCCGCTGGCTCGGGCACGGAAATAATTCATGGCAAAGGTCTCAACCACTATG CGTCGGGTCACATCGACCCGCTTCTGAACTCTGACAACGTGTGGCACTCGGGGATCGTGCTGGCGTTGACGGTGCTGCACGCCGCCGCGGCCACCGTCTGCGCGGTCGGCGACGTGTCGCACCTCGACGTGGCCAACGTTTACAATACACGCGGGA GTATCATGTGGGTGATACCCATGTATTCGAAATGTACTGCGCAGGGTAACTATTCCCACACAAT GTTCGTGGAGCAACAGTTCGTGTTGGCTATGATCTGTTCTTGCTTCCTTCTTAGCCTGCCGTATGCCACTACC GGCGGCCTAGCGCTCTTGGAGAGTGTGGACTCTATGATCACGGGAGTGGCGTTGCCGGCCGTGTGTCTGATCGAGTTGGTGGCGCTCGTGTACCTGTACCGCAGCCCCGACTTTCGCTCCGACCTCAATATCGCCACCGAGGAGAACACTTGCAACTCACGGATTAACACGTCGTGGACGTTTATACCGGTTGTAGTGTTT GTGGTGTTAATAGGCCAAATAATTTCGGCGAGTCAAACGGAGCTGCCGTCACTCGCTATGTACATCGCGCTGGCGCCGCTGCTGGCCGCGGCGCTTGCCGTGCCGCTGCGTGCGCTACACAACGCCATCGCGTTTATGCGCCCTGCACCGCGCCGCGGCGTCTGA